One Pseudorhodoplanes sinuspersici DNA segment encodes these proteins:
- the recO gene encoding DNA repair protein RecO: MHWTDDGFVLGIKRHGEASAILELMTRAHGRHLGLVRGGAGTRMRPVLQPGNLVRADWRARLDDHLGSYTVEGLALRAGGLFSDPHAVFAVTHLAALARLLPERDPHEIVFDSLEVIVEHLADAALAAALIVRFEVLMLSELGFGLDLDSCAATGTSSDLIYVSPKSGRAVSRGAGEPWRDRMLVLPAYINSDYEGPVSAKDIDDGFKLTGFFLARHVLEPRGVTLPDARAHFIQAVRRTLPDAA; the protein is encoded by the coding sequence ATGCACTGGACTGACGACGGATTTGTCCTTGGCATCAAGCGGCATGGCGAGGCGAGCGCCATCCTCGAATTGATGACGCGCGCGCATGGGCGCCATCTCGGCCTTGTACGAGGTGGGGCAGGGACACGCATGCGGCCGGTTCTGCAGCCGGGCAATCTGGTGCGCGCCGACTGGCGCGCTCGGCTTGATGATCATCTTGGCAGCTACACGGTCGAAGGGCTGGCGCTGCGGGCCGGAGGCTTGTTCTCCGATCCGCATGCTGTGTTCGCCGTCACGCATCTTGCCGCATTGGCACGGCTGTTGCCGGAACGCGATCCGCACGAGATTGTTTTCGATAGCCTTGAAGTCATCGTCGAGCATCTAGCCGATGCGGCACTCGCTGCAGCGCTTATCGTGCGATTTGAAGTGCTGATGTTGTCCGAGTTGGGCTTCGGTCTTGATCTGGACTCGTGCGCGGCGACCGGCACATCATCGGATCTGATTTATGTTTCTCCGAAATCGGGGCGGGCGGTGTCGCGCGGGGCTGGCGAGCCGTGGCGTGACCGCATGCTGGTACTGCCGGCCTACATCAACAGCGACTACGAGGGGCCGGTCAGTGCCAAGGATATCGATGATGGTTTCAAGCTGACCGGGTTCTTCCTGGCCCGTCACGTCCTTGAACCGCGTGGTGTGACGCTGCCGGACGCGCGGGCGCATTTCATCCAGGCCGTACGCCGTACACTTCCAGATGCCGCGTAA